From the Gadus chalcogrammus isolate NIFS_2021 chromosome 15, NIFS_Gcha_1.0, whole genome shotgun sequence genome, one window contains:
- the hmx2 gene encoding homeobox protein HMX2 → MSNTEDSGNKCSSGPISSFTIQSILGNKSPSESSRTAGTKELSKGLAGPPSRRRSLSVSSEDECSAGEDSADCFCSDTGHSEPCTQHQPHNFSCLGAPKRLLSVADGTARRPHHHLSQNPLQDYKGEQERPCGQMSPLSEERQVGEGGDKQGSNSAKKKTRTVFSRSQVYQLESTFDMKRYLSSSERACLASSLQLTETQVKTWFQNRRNKWKRQLSAELEAANMAHASAQTLVGMPLVFRDNSLLRVPVPRSIAFPTPLYYPGSNLPALPLYNLYNKIEY, encoded by the exons ATGAGTAACACAGAAGACAGCGGAAATAAGTGCTCTTCGGGGCCGATTTCCAGCTTCACCATCCAGTCTATTCTGGGCAACAAGAGCCCGTCCGAGTCGTCGCGGACCGCCGGGACCAAGGAGCTCTCCAAGGGTCTGGCTGGGCCGCCGTCGCGGAGGCGCTCCCTGTCGGTGTCCTCCGAGGACGAGTGCAGCGCCGGGGAAGACTCCGCGGATTGTTTTTGCTCGGATACCGGCCACAGCGAGCCATGCACCCAGCATCAACCCCACAACTTCTCGTGTTTAG GTGCCCCAAAGAGACTGCTCTCCGTGGCGGACGGCACCGCGCGGCGGCCTCACCATCACCTGTCCCAGAATCCGCTGCAGGATTACAAAGGGGAGCAGGAGCGACCATGCGGCCAGATGTCGCCTCTGTCCGAGGAGCGGCAGGTCGGGGAAGGCGGGGACAAGCAGGGCAGCAACTCGGCCAAGAAGAAGACTCGCACGGTTTTCTCGCGCAGCCAGGTGTACCAGTTGGAGTCCACCTTTGACATGAAACGCTACCTGAGCAGCTCGGAGCGCGCGTGTTTGGCCTCCAGTCTGCAGCTGACGGAGACGCAGGTGAAGACGTGGTTCCAGAACCGCAGGAACAAGTGGAAGCGGCAGCTCTCCGCGGAGCTGGAGGCGGCCAACATGGCCCACGCCTCGGCACAGACATTGGTTGGGATGCCGCTGGTTTTCAGAGATAACTCCTTACTGCGGGTGCCGGTGCCGCGGTCCATCGCCTTCCCTACGCCGCTCTATTACCCGGGAAGCAACCTGCCAGCGTTACCCTTATACAATCTATACAATAAGATTGAGTACTGA